In one window of Gouania willdenowi chromosome 8, fGouWil2.1, whole genome shotgun sequence DNA:
- the LOC114468182 gene encoding tripartite motif-containing protein 35-like, which yields MSLRPRASSQPGKLSFLQNPKMASLLRPRAVSSRSGSELEEELSCPVCCEIFREPVVLKCSHSFCRACLQQFWNKKKAGRECPVCRRKCSLTEPTISLALKNVSDTFLREQERKRASTGANGTVTREDAELVEEKCITHGEVLKLFCMDDFEVLCCVCHTSKKHLGHQVCPLEEAALDLKEEMKKELTPLKKNLRRLYEAKQECDDTTVHIKNQTEATEKQIREQFEQLRDFLQREETARLAALKQEQEEKKELMKKKTDSITRDILTFSHAIIAIENEIASTDALFLQNYSNTKKRAQIPEKNPDPVPGVLLDVAKHVSSLKYLVWEKMVELVQYTPITLDPNTAYSWLSLSSDLTSVANRGSLQKLPENPERFGHFVFVLGSEGFTSGRHAWEVEVGDKVDWMLGVVKESIDRKGRISGCPEGGFWMISYYEGKYSAMTRPSTALHLVGELTRVRVQLDFDAGEVMFSNPVSMTPIYTFTDFFTEKMFPFFCPGANIKGNNPKPLKICPVKVAVWNSATW from the exons ATGTCTCTGCGTCCACGAGCTTCCTCTCAGCCAGGGAAGCTTTCCTTCTTGCAGAACCCAAAGATGGCGTCCCTGCTGCGTCCACGCGCCGTGTCCTCGCGCTCGGGCTCGGAGCTGGAAGAGGAGCTGTCTTGTCCCGTGTGCTGTGAGATCTTCAGAGAACCCGTGGTGCTGAAGTGCAGCCACAGCTTCTGCCGGGCCTGTTTACAGCAGTTCTGGAACAAGAAGAAGGCCGGACGTGAGTGCCCCGTCTGCAGGAGAAAGTGCTCCCTGACTGAGCCCACGATCAGCCTGGCCCTGAAGAACGTGTCCGACACCTTCCTGAGGGAGCAGGAGCGTAAGAGGGCCTCGACTGGGGCCAATGGCACCGTGACAAGGGAGGACGCTGAGTTAGTGGAGGAAAAATGCATCACACATGGAGAGGTTCTCAAGCTTTTCTGTATGGATGACTTTGAAGTCctctgctgtgtgtgtcacacCTCCAAGAAGCACCTGGGACACCAAGTGTGTCCACTGGAAGAGGCAGCCCTGGACCTGAAG GAGGAGATGAAGAAAGAGCTGACACCTTTGAAGAAAAACCTCCGTCGCCTGTATGAAGCCAAGCAGGAGTGTGATGATACAACTGTGCACATCAAG AACCAAACTGAGGCCACAGAGAAGCAGATCAGGGAGCAGTTTGAGCAGCTTCGAGACTTTTTGCAGAGGGAGGAAACAGCGCGACTGGCGGCGCTGAAGCAAGagcaggaggagaagaaggaacTGATGAAGAAGAAAACCGACTCTATCACCAGAGACATCCTCACTTTCTCTCACGCCATTATTGCCATTGAGAACGAGATAGCATCCACTGATGCTCTATTCCTTCAG aaTTACAGCAACACAAAGAAAAG agCACAAATCCCAGAGAAGAACCCAGATCCAGTTCCAGGGGTCCTTCTGGATGTGGCCAAACATGTCAGTTCTCTCAAGTATCTTGTGTGGGAGAAGATGGTAGAGCTGGTGCAGTACA CACCGATCACTCTGGATCCCAACACGGCTTACTCCTGGTTGTCCCTTTCTTCAGACCTGACCAGTGTGGCCAACAGAGGATCCCTGCAGAAACTCCCTGAGAATCCGGAACGTTTCGGCCACTTTGTGTTCGTTCTGGGCTCAGAGGGCTTCACCTCAGGTCGTCACGCCTGGGAGGTGGAGGTGGGAGACAAGGTGGACTGGATGCTTGGAGTGGTGAAGGAGTCCATTGACAGAAAAGGACGCATCTCGGGCTGTCCCGAGGGCGGCTTTTGGATGATCTCCTACTACGAGGGCAAGTACTCTGCCATGACGAGGCCGAGCACTGCGCTACACCTGGTGGGAGAGCTGACCAGAGTCAGGGTGCAGCTAGACTTTGACGCTGGAGAGGTGATGTTCTCCAACCCTGTCAGTATGACGCCCATCTACACGTTCACTGACTTTTTTACTGAGAAGATGTTCCCCTTTTTCTGCCCCGGGGCAAACATCAAAGGGAACAACCCCAAACCTCTTAAAATCTGCCCTGTCAAGGTGGCTGTGTGGAACAGTGCAACATGGTGA